A portion of the Malania oleifera isolate guangnan ecotype guangnan chromosome 3, ASM2987363v1, whole genome shotgun sequence genome contains these proteins:
- the LOC131151236 gene encoding bZIP transcription factor 53-like — translation MNQVSASEMNPDNASADEKQRKRMVSNRESARRSRMRKQMHLNNLTNQKTVLEISNAKLVSNINNAAAGIAAVEAENRALRMEKIRLGHHLQFSSTPPAVYTWRQPQQQLPEQPLGFAEIGEMNPWNV, via the coding sequence ATGAATCAAGTTAGCGCCTCTGAGATGAATCCTGACAATGCGTCCGCGGACGAGAAGCAGAGGAAGAGAATGGTATCGAACAGGGAGTCGGCGAGGCGGTCGAGGATGCGAAAGCAGATGCACCTCAACAATTTGACGAACCAGAAGACCGTGCTGGAGATTTCCAACGCCAAGCTGGTTTCCAACATTAACAACGCCGCCGCGGGGATCGCGGCGGTGGAGGCGGAGAACAGAGCATTGCGGATGGAAAAGATAAGACTGGGGCATCATCTCCAATTCTCCAGCACTCCTCCTGCGGTTTATACGTGGCGGCAGCCGCAGCAGCAGCTTCCTGAGCAACCGTTGGGCTTTGCTGAGATTGGAGAGATGAACCCGTGGAATGTTTGA
- the LOC131151237 gene encoding bZIP transcription factor 44-like yields MNQVSASEMNPDNASADEKQRKRVVSNRESARRSRMRKQMHLNNLTNQKTVLEISKAKLVSNINNAAAGIAAVEAENRALRMEKMRLGHHLQFSGTPPAVYTWRQPQQQLPEQPLGFAEIGEMNPWNV; encoded by the coding sequence ATGAATCAAGTTAGCGCCTCTGAGATGAATCCTGACAATGCGTCCGCGGACGAGAAGCAGAGGAAGAGAGTGGTATCGAACAGGGAGTCGGCGAGGCGGTCGAGGATGCGAAAGCAGATGCACCTCAACAATTTGACGAACCAGAAGACCGTGCTGGAGATTTCCAAAGCCAAGCTGGTTTCCAACATTAACAACGCCGCCGCGGGGATCGCGGCGGTGGAGGCGGAGAACAGAGCATTGCGGATGGAAAAGATGAGACTGGGGCATCATCTCCAATTCTCCGGCACTCCTCCAGCGGTTTACACGTGGCGGCAGCCGCAGCAGCAGCTTCCTGAGCAACCGTTGGGCTTTGCTGAGATTGGAGAGATGAACCCGTGGAATGTTTGA